atatatttttttttctcccTTCCCTTTTGGTAAACgacataaaatatgtttctATATTACAAATGTGTAAGTAAATAATcggtatttattttttattgaaatTGGAATAAAGCAAATagttgaaaaataaaaaaaaaataattaaatagatatatgaaaaaattataatataaacaaatatatgttcATACGATggaaaaattgaaaaaggcaccaaaaaaaaaaaaaatatgtgccAAAAAGAAAGCAGAAAGAATTGCTTATATAAAGGAGGTAAAATACTAATAAGTTAGACAAAGGGggataaaaagaaaagaataaaattattaacctcatacaaaaagtatatatactagccatttttcatttccatTTTCCAATTACCGATTTTCTGAACagctaaaaaaaacaaacaaaaatataaaattggaacaaaaaaaagtcgATGAAATAAGttcaaaaattaatgatataGATGCCAATGTATTTTTAGGATATCATGATATAAAGGTTTCAACataatgattatttttttgatttatatgcatttccAAATGTAgataatgtatttattcCCATATGGGACTTCTAACAAATCGAATAAAGTAAatacacacaaaaaaatgaaaaccctttttatatacgtaaaatatttgaatatatatattgcagATATTAAAACtggaattaaaaaataaagaaattgaATTTGAAGAGAATAAATCAAGACAACTTTTATCATCTAGAAAGATTGAAAAtactataaataaatatatattaaaatgttatgaatcttttttgaaatctttagaagaaaatgaaatgcAACTTCgtgataaatttaaatcatttcagtaagaattattaaaaaaaaaatattcttcatttcaaataaattgtCTACTAGCCAAAAGGTGTGTAAACcgatcaaaataatttatatcatttttaattttaagcGTTGAAGAAAATAGGCATTCATCAAACAAAGAATACAACAAAATAACGATAGATGCAAATATAGATCacataaacaaaatgagTTCCATAGTTCTGTCccaaaatgaaattataaatgaaattaataaGAGATTTATGGAAAATCTTAAAATAATTCGACAAAACTATTcccaaaaaattaacacaGTGAGTTCGATAATTAGCGTTAACATATTGTaggcatataatataatcgACCAATGGCTAGCTCCCTAAATTGTAACCTGATCATTTACATTCTTATAGGAAAGAGAACAAAATGATagaaaaagacaaaaaaatattttcaacttACAAGAGGAGAAAAACGAAAATGTCAAGtaaaattaagaaaaaaaaagaaacctttaaaaagttttactttatttcaaaattatactaatatataatataatttttaaaaataattaagaaaaattttaacagaatataatgaaaagattataaatattcaaaattattttaaactCATTTTGGATGATCAATTAGAAATGATCTATCAGCTTGAGGTtgcaaaaaaatcaaaaaatataatcatatttttctcttaATTTTACACAAATTTCGATATATCCtgtttataaaacattatatAGGATGAAAAACTttcaaaaagaaaaaattttctttcaaaaaaaaaaaatttagaagacttaaaaaggaatatatGCTCTAATAGAAGTAAATAAAACTTTgtaattcattttgtttattttagtATATCATAAGTTTATACATGTAGatagacaaaaaaattgtcaatccccatatttattttatttcaaaataattatataaaacattttattgattaaatttaagaaatattaaatcaGTTGGAAAAAGACATATCATCTTTACAAGCCAATGCAGTAGATTATgaacaattaaaaattaacttAAAACggataaaagaaaaaagaaagagaCAACAAAAAGTTTTAACAGATCTAAAATTAGAAACTAATGTAAAGAAATTACTTTTCGAAAAAATATCCAAACAATATGAAGAGCTTTATAATCAACATCGATCCAAGTTATACGACcgaattcaaaaaattttattagaggtatgaagaaaaaagcGAATCTGCtagcacatatatatatgaaatacatatattccCTCACACAATTGCTTATCATTTTCTCACATTTTAAAGAACTACTTTTTGGAAACAAAGATTAAACTGCAAAATGAAACCCTCGAAATAAATACCTTAGAGGTTTGCATAAAAACGAAAGAAAGTGTCTacttgtttatataaacgATATTACTTcgttttatttcatataattttaattttagcTAAACAAATGGAAAGAGTGTTTAAATCCTGAGGAGAATGAAGTAATCAATAATGCGTTGGTCGGGATGTTTCAAAAGTTTGAAGTTTTGAAAAAGGAGGTCGAAGATTTAGTGGTACGAATTCgaaatgtttttaaataaccTTTTTGACCgattatagaaaaaaatatacattacAACCgctttatatttgttaatataattaactttttttttttttttttcaacttttaggacaaaaatgaacagaacaaagaaaattatgaagCAATGATGCAtcttaattatttttccaaTGATGATTtggatatattaaaaagagAAAGTATATGATTAAAGGatggaaaaataatgaagatacaacgaaaaagatgatataacatcattaaatatatccaAACTGTTTATATTACCAATGATggataattaaataaatataaaaataaatatattcatccATATGCGCATATTATTcacatgttttttttacactatatataataaatataaatgatttttgttttttttcttttatttgcatttataatttgaaatTACCTACTTTTATGTTTATCAAACATTTgtgattatttaattatcaTTAATTGTCTACATGTATGCacttgatatatttttctaagttttatttaaatcaaaatggaataaaataataaatataataaaataaaatgaaacaaaataaagtaaaattttttttaatttaaaaaaaataaaacaaaaataaacaaaatgaaaaaacgatgtcaataaatttattttcagcAATATGGGAAATGatggaatatatatatatatatttttttgataatatttaatgaaattttaaattaaaaaaataatccaaaatatattaacaatttttagtCTATTGAATATGGAGCACCACTTTTTGtgctatattattatccatagttattattaattttttttttttttttttgtactgtaattatttttcttataattttctaatgttatattttttctttttttgtcattttttaattgtatatGATTAAtgctattttattatataaaatataattgtataatcatatattttgggtatatatattaatataatattatgatattttattctcTTTATAATCTTTAgtatatccattttttttgactcccaataattattatatatttatgctaCCCCTTAATATTTCgagtaaaataaaataataaaatgtttttaaaattttgaaaaattattctgtattgtatattattatatcatcaaatgcagaattatataaaatttgtaaatatttaaaaataaaaaacgaaaaaaatatatatatatatatatatttggatataatatttgaattataattaaaaagaaatatatatagataacGAATTGTCTATATGTAATTAGATATATCTAATATGAGAGATTTAAGAGTGATCGATTCttctaatataaattatggtcaaaatgaagaagaagaaaagaGGGTTAACAATGTTTATTTGCAAGTATCAACTCATGGCGCGTCCGTAGATATaggtaaataataaataaatataccaCCATACGACaccatatatgcatttctCAAATATTcatgctatatatattataaaacatGCATTGTTCTTCGTGAAAAGTAAAATGAAAACTATTTCTATTTACCATCGATTGAAGATTTCGAATacattatacatatttcaatatatcgatatatgcataaatattatacattatttttttttatcttctttTTCAAACAATCTTGATAATGCAGAAAAGGGAGGAGAACCAATAccacaaaatattttagataaaaaatttatatacaatatattttatatccgAACGCTATATgccataattttttttacagtGGGAGTATTCATACAAtgctattttataattcttAGCGATGAGCATTATAATACAGGAGAAACACCTTTGAAAGACAGAATGCATgaactatttaaaaaaccAGATTTTATGACGCAACAATTTGTTAATTCATCTATTCTTTCTTTAATGTggatatcatttttaagaTTTGGATTATTTTCTCCTGCACTATTAGCCATAACTATGTTTATTAGAACAGCACTTATATTAGGGTTTATTTATGCGACAAGAtcgatatttatttattgtacTACCATACCATGCCCAGTATCTACTTGTCAGCCTGTTGTATATAATGGATTTCTTCAAAATTTGTAcacaatatatttgatcATAGTCGCCAAAGTATACGAATGTACCgatttaattatatcagGCCATACTTGCTTTACTacattatttcttttaatatggctatattatgaaaaaaatgtcttCTTAAGGTTAgctgtatttttatattccatatatttatatttgcttattataatatcaaGATTTCATTATTCGGTTGATGTATTACTTGGAATTTGTTATGGGTCGactgtttttattttctatcaCTGGTTTCTAGACATTGCTGCAAAGCgatatgtaataaataaatcattCTGCTCCAaggtaatatataattaatccGATAGTCATAtctgcatatatatatatatataccatCTCGTGTGCCTATCTCATCTTTCCTTTTGTTTTCTATTTTCAGCATCCCGCATTTAAAGGACCCTTTTCTGatagaaatattataattaactattttattcaaataatagGATATATGGAGGGGTTAAATTATAGACTTGATATAGCAATGCATTATGACAAAGAATTAGTAAGTTTTATTACTCccatattgtatatattattttaaccTACTTCACAATTTTacgaaagaaaaatatattcacatataataattaattttcacaattttttagAGCACCTTCTGCCCTTGCAAACCCGTAAACTCCCAAGCCCTCATAATTCCAAATAATTCAGGAACTATGGAAAGCTATGTTTTTAGTGagcatttttatcattctTATGCGGGGGATGGTTCCTTTGATTTGTCAACAATAAAGTATTTTGtaagaaaatttaaactCTTCACcggaataataaaagatgattaaattttgtaaacatttttaaagtaCATAAGTTTGATTCTTTGTGTAACTCCacacatattatatttgtatttttccGTTGCTTATGATTTTATAAAGCATATGTTAAaggatataatatttttttttaatggcattttataattaatttatcatattgttaataataattaatttttggttacatattttttgtgattTTTATTGATGTATGCATGTAAACTATTTGTATTgtctaataatattatattctttaaaattaatcttatattttacatttttaatttataaaaacttcaaattataaaaattgtgtatttttaaaaatataaaatttttcaaatatactagccaaaattgtttttttagctattttttttttcaaaaaaaaaaaatgtatctcttttttttattttcattttggtgagttgatttattaaattcgtATATACTATAGAGCACAAAATTGAAATACCATAAACATGtgcatattaaaaaaacgtGCACACATAAACAACAATCAGtaaatatggaaatataGGCTCTacataaaatgtttttttttatttatgtgagtgtatttatatgtgcgtattgaattttatgaattgttcataatattttttccgtAAATGCTACAAAATATGActgttaatataatattttgcttttttttcgtttttcgttgatttcctttttttgtttgttacaattaaatttgttttttgttattGTATGGGATTTTtgtctgtttttttttgtcctttttttcactttAAGTAAATCTTTGTAATTTCAAAAAGTATGAACGGTATTTAAAAAgaggaaaatataatttgtgtataaattaaaaaaaaggacCGATGAAATTTcccaattttaataaagaaGATGATCGCCCCCAAGccgaaaatgatgaaaacagtaattatataataaatggcGATTGCCAAATACATAAAGACATagaattaaatgaaatgtCTATAAAAAACGATGAAGATATCAGTAATTCAAAATGCTTAACAAAATGGAAGCTACTTAAGATATTActtacaaaattaataattgcCTTTGTATTTTTCCTAGTTGCATTGTTTATACAAAGTTTCCTTATGATATATAGTGATTCCTATTATATAAGATATACAACACCTTTAAGTGATCGAATTcattcatttatttgtagCCCGCCTAAATGGGcttcatataatttgtcAAATATTTTAGTGGGTATACTATCAATTACATTTATTCAattgattttatttaatagtatatatttatctataGCTATTATGTGtcgatttttatatatgcatggattattatatattttaagagGAACACTACTATACATTACTTCAATACCTGCTACATTAAAAACATGTACACCACTAGAGAGAGGAAGTATAGCTTTTAACCTATTGCAAGTTGTTAAACTTAATTTAAACCTGGTACCTGTATGCACAGATTTAATTGTATCTGGGCATTCTTTTACAgtaacaatatttttattatttgtattttgttatatggacaatgttatattaaaagtaaTTACAGCTTTGTTAtcttgttttatatattcccTTTTGATTATTGGTTTTATACATTACACATCCGATGTAATATTAGGAATGTTATTTGGCCTTTCTATTTTTGGGTTATATCACTTATTGCTTGATTTGTCATCCttacattatataatatccaaaatatatgatgtTAGAGgtatatcaaataataaagaaaatgcaAATGAAGCCAagccattttttttaagatgttttttattaagaaGTTTATTAGGGATTATCCCACGTTTAGAAGGATTGCATTATACATTAGATTATGCAATGAATCAAGATAGCGATAAATTGGGATTTTGTAACTGTGAGAATAATTCAAGCGAAGATGATGTAGCTATAGATGCATTTAAAAGATCTCAGATAAAAGAGAAATTACTTTTGGGGCATTCAAACCATTTATCTCATGTATATGCTGGAGATGGGAAACATAaccttttattatttaagttGTTTGGACCTCGCCACAGGGAGTAAtgcttgtttttttcatattataataattgtttttttcactctataatattttatttgtattttttttcataaaatatccATAATGGATACcgtctttttatattaaaatgtttcACAGAAATTATATCGTTTTTATCTACttcaatatatacaaatgtatgtataatttttgtcaaaaatgtttttccttactatattatgaaggaatatttatttgtataaaaatgattatacatttctaataattttgtttttaaaatttaacgAATAACTACTACTACATTATTGACAATTTGATTTTAAgatatgaattttttttttagtctACACGGTGAGaataaatcatataattttttttttataaacgtggttaaaatataatgtttttttttttttataaattttaatttttaattttttatgtaaatatataaaaaaaataaataaatattgatacataaataaaaaataattaaacaaattttaatagtaccatttttataatatcaaaatggaatataaataaatgaacaGCATGATAAGAAGATTCATtctgtttttttcaacatCCAAATGTAAACCAGcgattatataaaaaattttaaaaaagaaatactCAGAAAAtcgatgaaataaaaatagtattataACAACAtgcatattcatatatgttTGTGATGTATTAAGCTAATATATTGGataagtaaatatatatattatgcatcACAGCAGTATGTACAAGTATAATGATagcttttaaatttaatatataagatGAGTATGGCTAGCCAGGATATTGTTGAAAGAATT
This genomic interval from Plasmodium chabaudi chabaudi strain AS genome assembly, chromosome: 11 contains the following:
- a CDS encoding sphingomyelin synthase 2, putative, whose protein sequence is MKFPNFNKEDDRPQAENDENSNYIINGDCQIHKDIELNEMSIKNDEDISNSKCLTKWKLLKILLTKLIIAFVFFLVALFIQSFLMIYSDSYYIRYTTPLSDRIHSFICSPPKWASYNLSNILVGILSITFIQLILFNSIYLSIAIMCRFLYMHGLLYILRGTLLYITSIPATLKTCTPLERGSIAFNLLQVVKLNLNLVPVCTDLIVSGHSFTVTIFLLFVFCYMDNVILKVITALLSCFIYSLLIIGFIHYTSDVILGMLFGLSIFGLYHLLLDLSSLHYIISKIYDVRGISNNKENANEAKPFFLRCFLLRSLLGIIPRLEGLHYTLDYAMNQDSDKLGFCNCENNSSEDDVAIDAFKRSQIKEKLLLGHSNHLSHVYAGDGKHNLLLFKLFGPRHRE
- a CDS encoding sphingomyelin synthase 1, putative; its protein translation is MRDLRVIDSSNINYGQNEEEEKRVNNVYLQVSTHGASVDIEKGGEPIPQNILDKKFIYNIFYIRTLYAIIFFTVGVFIQCYFIILSDEHYNTGETPLKDRMHELFKKPDFMTQQFVNSSILSLMWISFLRFGLFSPALLAITMFIRTALILGFIYATRSIFIYCTTIPCPVSTCQPVVYNGFLQNLYTIYLIIVAKVYECTDLIISGHTCFTTLFLLIWLYYEKNVFLRLAVFLYSIYLYLLIIISRFHYSVDVLLGICYGSTVFIFYHWFLDIAAKRYVINKSFCSKHPAFKGPFSDRNIIINYFIQIIGYMEGLNYRLDIAMHYDKELSTFCPCKPVNSQALIIPNNSGTMESYVFSEHFYHSYAGDGSFDLSTIKYFVRKFKLFTGIIKDD
- a CDS encoding GAS8-like protein, putative gives rise to the protein MEKLKKAPKKKKICAKKKAERIAYIKELKKTNKNIKLEQKKVDEISSKINDIDANVFLGYHDIKILKLELKNKEIEFEENKSRQLLSSRKIENTINKYILKCYESFLKSLEENEMQLRDKFKSFHVEENRHSSNKEYNKITIDANIDHINKMSSIVLSQNEIINEINKRFMENLKIIRQNYSQKINTEREQNDRKRQKNIFNLQEEKNENVKKILTEYNEKIINIQNYFKLILDDQLEMIYQLEDEKLSKRKNFLSKKKNLEDLKRNICSNRKILNQLEKDISSLQANAVDYEQLKINLKRIKEKRKRQQKVLTDLKLETNVKKLLFEKISKQYEELYNQHRSKLYDRIQKILLENYFLETKIKLQNETLEINTLELNKWKECLNPEENEVINNALVGMFQKFEVLKKEVEDLVDKNEQNKENYEAMMHLNYFSNDDLDILKRESI